A stretch of the Arvicola amphibius chromosome 8, mArvAmp1.2, whole genome shotgun sequence genome encodes the following:
- the LOC119820825 gene encoding hepcidin: MAQSTKIQAACLLLLLIASLASSSFLQQLARQPEALQPGHGAEGRADETLLIPTRTKRDTYFPVCVFCCRCCNNPRCGICCKT; encoded by the exons ATGGCACAGAGTACTAAGATCCAGGCTGCctgtctcctgcttctcctcATCGCCAGCCTAGCCAGCAGCTCCTTTCTCCAGCAGCTG GCAAGACAGCCTGAAGCACTACAGCCTGGGCACGGGGCAGAAGGCAGGGCAGACGAGACG CTCCTGATTCCAACGCGAACCAAGCGGGACACCTACTTCCCAGTCTGCGTCTTCTGCTGTCGATGCTGTAACAATCCTCGCTGTGGCATCTGTTGCAAAACATAG